From Sphingopyxis sp. USTB-05, the proteins below share one genomic window:
- a CDS encoding class I SAM-dependent methyltransferase, whose amino-acid sequence MPLVTLVGEAWDDYGLIDSGGGRKLERYGKYRFIRPEPQAMWAPALPASEWDKADGEFIPASDDDGGGRWYYNKPVPAEGWPLAWRETRFTASCTPFRHLGFFPDMAPVWDWLRDRVADKPDPAFLNLFGYTGVGSQALAAVGASVTHVDASKKSVGQARENAALAGMADKPVRWILDDAGKFTAREVRREKRYDAILLDPPKFGRGPTGERWQLEEGLAPLLTDCRQLLDEESRALFLTVYAVRMSALAIGELLAQLFADLPGTVECGELAVREETRGLLLPTAIFARWSR is encoded by the coding sequence TTGCCCCTCGTCACGCTCGTGGGTGAGGCGTGGGACGATTATGGGCTGATCGATAGCGGGGGCGGGCGCAAGCTCGAACGCTATGGCAAATATCGCTTCATCCGTCCCGAGCCGCAGGCGATGTGGGCGCCGGCGCTGCCCGCCAGCGAGTGGGATAAGGCCGATGGCGAATTCATCCCCGCGTCTGACGACGATGGTGGTGGACGCTGGTACTATAATAAGCCTGTACCTGCCGAAGGCTGGCCGCTCGCCTGGCGCGAAACGCGCTTCACCGCGTCGTGCACACCCTTTCGTCACCTAGGCTTTTTCCCCGACATGGCACCGGTGTGGGATTGGCTGCGCGACCGCGTTGCCGACAAGCCCGACCCCGCCTTTCTGAACCTGTTCGGCTATACCGGCGTCGGCAGCCAGGCGCTCGCCGCGGTGGGCGCATCCGTGACCCATGTCGATGCGTCGAAGAAATCGGTAGGGCAGGCGCGTGAAAATGCCGCGCTTGCCGGAATGGCCGACAAGCCGGTGCGCTGGATCCTGGACGATGCGGGCAAATTTACCGCGCGCGAAGTCCGCCGCGAAAAGCGTTATGACGCGATCCTCCTCGATCCGCCCAAATTCGGTCGGGGCCCGACAGGCGAGCGCTGGCAGCTTGAGGAGGGGCTTGCGCCATTGCTCACCGATTGCCGCCAATTGCTCGACGAGGAAAGTCGCGCGTTGTTTCTCACGGTCTACGCCGTGCGCATGTCGGCGCTCGCGATCGGGGAATTGCTCGCACAACTTTTCGCCGACCTGCCCGGCACCGTCGAATGCGGAGAGCTTGCCGTGCGCGAAGAGACGAGGGGATTGCTGCTACCCACCGCGATTTTCGCGCGCTGGAGCCGCTAA